A part of Gemmatimonadota bacterium genomic DNA contains:
- a CDS encoding alcohol dehydrogenase catalytic domain-containing protein, which produces MKAALYKGIREIEWQDVEYTPPAPGYITLQTRSSGICGSDLHNYFGEWKPSLERAAGHELCGTVAEVGEGVTGIEVGDLVTAECFSHCGTCHYCVTGRYNHCANRKWFSGKSHGGFAEYTTAHKNSVFKLPDMTFEQGALVEPLAVAHRALAQAKASYQDRVAVIGGGTIGQLCLAVAKAIGVRETLITAKYPQQADLARDLGADHVVDITTTDVKDVVNDLTDGMGYDVVIETVGTAQNFDDSIAISRRHAMIVLVAGYFKPLEVDLRPIVWSEVNITGSNCYGFSGMRTDFDVAIDLITSGRVEATKLVTHRYPFADIAEAFHTAADKKSGCVKVHLVK; this is translated from the coding sequence ATGAAAGCAGCACTTTACAAAGGTATCCGCGAAATCGAATGGCAAGATGTTGAATACACGCCCCCGGCACCGGGTTATATTACTCTGCAAACGAGGAGTTCTGGTATCTGCGGTAGCGATCTCCACAATTATTTTGGCGAGTGGAAGCCATCTCTCGAACGCGCTGCAGGGCACGAGTTGTGTGGCACGGTTGCCGAAGTTGGCGAGGGCGTTACGGGCATCGAGGTAGGGGATCTCGTCACTGCCGAATGTTTCTCGCATTGCGGTACATGTCACTACTGCGTTACAGGTCGCTACAACCACTGCGCCAATCGCAAGTGGTTTTCGGGCAAATCGCACGGTGGTTTTGCCGAATACACAACCGCACACAAAAATAGTGTCTTCAAATTGCCCGATATGACTTTTGAACAGGGTGCGCTCGTAGAACCCCTCGCTGTCGCGCATCGCGCACTCGCGCAGGCAAAAGCGTCTTACCAGGATCGGGTTGCCGTGATCGGTGGGGGAACAATTGGTCAACTCTGTCTGGCAGTTGCCAAAGCTATCGGTGTGCGCGAAACGCTTATTACCGCCAAATATCCGCAGCAGGCCGACCTCGCGCGCGACCTCGGTGCGGATCACGTCGTCGATATTACGACGACCGATGTGAAGGATGTGGTTAATGATCTCACCGATGGCATGGGGTATGACGTTGTTATCGAAACCGTGGGCACCGCGCAGAACTTCGATGATTCCATCGCTATATCGCGCCGCCATGCCATGATTGTTCTCGTGGCCGGTTATTTCAAGCCCCTTGAGGTTGATTTGCGCCCAATTGTCTGGTCCGAAGTCAATATCACGGGGTCCAATTGCTACGGTTTCAGCGGCATGCGTACTGATTTTGATGTCGCTATTGACCTTATTACTTCTGGGCGCGTGGAAGCTACGAAACTCGTCACCCATCGCTATCCCTTTGCCGATATCGCCGAAGCTTTTCACACCGCCGCTGACAAAAAGTCCGGCTGTGTCAAAGTGCATCTTGTGAAATAG
- a CDS encoding Gfo/Idh/MocA family oxidoreductase: MGIRLGIVGVGAFAQGFIPLFNAHPDVDQVVLCDLDEEKRQSNSEKHGIEQTSPSLDDLCDTGVDAIALFTQNWLHGPQAAQALRAGKHVYSAVPPGMALDEIRAIAEAVCETGNIYMLGETSYYYPAVIYCRQRFREGAFGDVVYAEAEYYHDWDHGLYAVAKWRGGKNWRETAGKPPMFYPTHSTSQILSITDARMTHVSCQGFTDRHEDRIYASNKWNNPFSNESALFKLSDGSTARINEFRRVGHPGTVRMTLFGTQGSFEHNASGTVWLTKDRSERESLDTLLTCRVETRRVEGDMDKVTADDGTHHSVAPIHPAHRLPDAFRGLPNGHNGSHQFLVDDFVRACVSGKTPPNNIYEAARYLIPGLIAHESALKGGELLEIPDLGAPPTDNRLEID, from the coding sequence ATGGGTATTCGTCTCGGCATAGTTGGCGTGGGGGCATTTGCACAGGGTTTTATCCCTCTGTTCAATGCACATCCAGATGTGGATCAGGTCGTTCTGTGCGATCTGGATGAAGAAAAACGCCAGAGTAATTCCGAAAAACACGGGATTGAGCAGACTTCGCCTTCTCTCGATGATCTGTGTGATACCGGTGTTGATGCTATCGCGCTTTTTACCCAGAACTGGTTGCACGGGCCACAGGCAGCGCAAGCACTTCGCGCGGGTAAACACGTCTATTCAGCCGTGCCACCGGGCATGGCACTCGACGAAATTCGCGCGATTGCCGAAGCTGTCTGCGAGACGGGTAATATCTATATGCTCGGTGAAACGAGTTACTATTATCCGGCAGTGATTTACTGTCGGCAGCGATTTCGCGAAGGCGCGTTTGGCGATGTTGTGTACGCCGAAGCCGAATATTATCACGACTGGGATCACGGTCTGTACGCTGTTGCAAAGTGGCGCGGAGGGAAAAATTGGCGCGAAACCGCTGGCAAACCCCCTATGTTTTATCCCACCCATTCGACGAGTCAGATTCTCTCTATCACGGACGCGCGTATGACCCACGTTTCATGTCAGGGTTTCACAGATCGTCACGAGGATAGAATCTACGCATCAAATAAGTGGAATAATCCGTTTAGCAATGAATCTGCGCTGTTCAAGCTGTCCGATGGCAGTACCGCGCGCATCAATGAATTTCGCCGTGTTGGACATCCGGGGACGGTGCGTATGACTTTGTTTGGCACACAGGGTAGCTTTGAACACAATGCCTCGGGTACGGTCTGGCTCACAAAAGACCGATCCGAACGCGAATCTCTCGATACACTGCTCACCTGCCGCGTAGAGACAAGGCGCGTTGAGGGCGATATGGATAAGGTTACCGCAGATGATGGGACGCATCACTCTGTTGCGCCCATTCATCCGGCTCACCGCTTGCCCGATGCATTCAGAGGTTTGCCCAATGGTCACAATGGGTCACATCAGTTTCTCGTTGACGATTTTGTTCGCGCCTGTGTCTCGGGCAAGACGCCGCCGAACAATATTTACGAAGCTGCGCGCTACCTGATCCCCGGCCTCATTGCCCACGAATCGGCTCTCAAGGGCGGTGAGTTGCTCGAGATTCCCGATTTAGGCGCTCCGCCCACAGATAATCGTCTGGAAATCGATTGA
- a CDS encoding zinc-binding dehydrogenase, producing the protein MARMKRLEKLDGFANVQMVEVEQPEPGPDQMLIEVKRSLISRGSELFWRYVREEAVSPEMMGYSDAGEVVGVGANIQDFAVGQRVMANTPHAQYVIAGETDRSRRAFLLPDELSYETATFLPLATSSVMWMRSSPIEPGQTVVVLGQGIVGALCAQIVWERDPGCVIVVDAQPLRCDIARKLGHENVINVSQTDSVAAVKELTDGKGADLVVECVGGYAGIQSFEQAQKMLASRGTIHLIAKYQGAPLPLEGDAFMNKQIIAGIRIDTPREACMRDAAQMLIDGRVKVAELITHRLPWEQTPDAYHLLYHKPDEALGVILEWD; encoded by the coding sequence ATGGCACGAATGAAACGACTTGAAAAGCTCGACGGTTTCGCCAATGTGCAGATGGTCGAAGTCGAACAGCCAGAACCCGGTCCCGATCAGATGCTGATTGAGGTCAAGCGCAGCCTGATCAGCAGGGGATCGGAGCTATTTTGGCGATACGTCCGGGAAGAGGCGGTAAGTCCTGAGATGATGGGGTATTCCGACGCGGGTGAGGTCGTGGGCGTGGGGGCCAACATCCAGGATTTCGCAGTTGGACAGCGCGTCATGGCGAACACCCCGCACGCTCAGTACGTTATCGCTGGCGAAACCGATAGATCTCGGCGCGCTTTCCTCCTTCCGGACGAACTCAGCTATGAGACCGCGACCTTTCTCCCACTCGCGACCAGTTCTGTGATGTGGATGCGCTCTTCGCCAATAGAACCCGGGCAGACTGTTGTCGTGCTCGGTCAGGGGATCGTAGGTGCCCTGTGCGCCCAGATCGTCTGGGAACGCGATCCCGGATGTGTAATCGTCGTCGATGCACAGCCTCTCCGATGCGATATCGCGCGGAAACTGGGACACGAAAATGTGATCAATGTCTCCCAGACCGACTCCGTGGCAGCGGTCAAGGAACTCACAGATGGCAAGGGTGCCGACCTCGTCGTCGAGTGCGTTGGTGGCTATGCTGGCATCCAGTCCTTCGAGCAAGCTCAGAAGATGCTCGCATCCAGGGGAACAATTCATCTCATCGCGAAGTATCAAGGTGCTCCATTGCCCCTGGAAGGGGACGCTTTCATGAACAAGCAGATTATCGCGGGGATCCGCATCGACACACCCAGAGAGGCGTGTATGCGGGATGCAGCCCAGATGTTGATCGACGGACGGGTCAAAGTCGCCGAACTGATTACTCACAGACTCCCCTGGGAACAAACTCCAGATGCGTATCACCTGCTCTATCATAAGCCGGACGAAGCACTCGGCGTCATTCTGGAGTGGGATTGA
- a CDS encoding Gfo/Idh/MocA family oxidoreductase produces MKKLRLAVVGCGAYESSRARGYIATMVKLTDLYDLCAICDHSEQSLQVVGERFGIDARYTDFEAMLDGEKPDVVFILVPTDGQAVMALAAVERGCHIITEIPYAHTLAIGDAIDLACRDRRVVWEVAENVWLWPQEQLKQKVVRRGLLGKLTHARLWYTSGSYHGINGVRMILDKAATRALGYAQSVEVLPYSNYGGGEETTRWWESAVIEFEDDVVCLYEMSPAGARGNFWDIEGVEGHLSGNELVLYESGERASYPIRETFEEIDGEQILSSVRVDTDPPIVWENPFKHQKVSHADDVAKAAILNSLHRAVTEGSEPQYSPANARRDLEIWIAIRESANRGSVWVDLPLMEQTDLERHFEAEYIRQYGGHPITDRKRLLNAPFQRLSPLWTIAGWL; encoded by the coding sequence ATGAAGAAACTTCGATTGGCTGTTGTGGGTTGCGGTGCTTATGAAAGTTCCCGCGCCCGCGGATATATCGCGACGATGGTCAAGCTGACCGATCTCTACGATTTGTGCGCGATCTGTGATCATAGCGAGCAGTCGTTACAGGTTGTTGGCGAGCGTTTTGGCATTGATGCGCGATATACGGATTTTGAGGCGATGCTGGATGGAGAAAAACCAGATGTGGTTTTTATTCTTGTCCCCACCGATGGACAGGCGGTCATGGCTTTGGCGGCTGTTGAGCGCGGCTGTCATATTATCACGGAGATTCCCTATGCCCACACGTTGGCGATTGGTGATGCGATTGATCTAGCGTGCCGGGATAGAAGGGTCGTTTGGGAGGTCGCTGAAAATGTCTGGCTCTGGCCTCAGGAACAATTAAAGCAAAAGGTCGTCAGAAGGGGACTGCTTGGAAAACTGACACATGCGCGTCTGTGGTACACGTCTGGAAGCTATCACGGTATCAACGGGGTTAGAATGATTCTCGACAAGGCTGCTACCCGTGCCCTGGGCTATGCACAATCGGTGGAGGTGTTGCCATATAGCAATTATGGCGGGGGAGAGGAAACGACCCGATGGTGGGAGAGTGCGGTTATCGAGTTCGAAGATGACGTGGTTTGTCTATACGAAATGTCGCCAGCCGGTGCGCGTGGCAATTTCTGGGATATCGAAGGGGTGGAAGGACATCTTTCGGGTAATGAGCTGGTGCTTTATGAAAGTGGTGAACGCGCATCTTACCCGATTCGGGAGACGTTCGAAGAGATTGATGGAGAGCAGATTCTCTCGTCTGTTCGCGTGGATACCGATCCACCGATTGTCTGGGAGAATCCATTCAAGCACCAGAAGGTGTCCCATGCAGACGATGTGGCTAAAGCCGCGATTCTCAATAGTCTTCACAGGGCAGTGACAGAGGGATCAGAACCGCAGTACAGTCCCGCAAATGCCCGCAGGGATCTGGAGATCTGGATTGCGATTCGCGAAAGCGCGAATAGGGGAAGTGTCTGGGTTGATCTTCCGCTGATGGAACAGACAGATCTCGAGCGGCACTTTGAAGCCGAATATATTCGGCAGTACGGTGGTCATCCCATCACAGATCGCAAGCGTCTGCTGAATGCGCCTTTCCAGCGTCTCAGTCCGCTGTGGACCATAGCAGGTTGGTTGTGA
- a CDS encoding aldolase/citrate lyase family protein: MRRNKLRELLDADKPTLGTHVHSPWPSVFEMVGYSGQFDYIEYVSEYAPYDLHTMDNIGRAIDLFDDMSAMIKVEEDPRGHIANRAIGAGIQNVLFADVRTVEDVAACVAAVRPDTPEDGGHHGVNMRRYVRFGVDTGGAEFIQSCRDSVVAIMIEKKEAVENLEALLSVPGLDMIQFGPGDYSLNTGYAREKVQEAEKYVIETSLKMGIAPRAELGDARGAKRYLDMGVKHFCVGTDVSILMQWFREEGKAMRDVLENA, encoded by the coding sequence ATGCGCCGAAATAAACTGAGAGAATTGCTCGATGCCGATAAACCCACTTTGGGAACCCACGTACACAGCCCGTGGCCATCGGTATTTGAAATGGTGGGATATTCGGGACAGTTTGATTATATCGAATACGTATCGGAATACGCCCCTTATGATCTACACACAATGGATAATATCGGTCGGGCTATCGATCTATTCGACGATATGTCGGCAATGATCAAGGTCGAGGAAGACCCGCGTGGACATATTGCAAATCGCGCCATAGGTGCGGGTATTCAAAATGTTTTATTTGCCGATGTGCGTACAGTAGAAGATGTGGCAGCCTGTGTGGCAGCCGTGCGTCCCGACACGCCAGAAGATGGTGGGCATCACGGAGTAAATATGCGCCGGTACGTGCGGTTCGGTGTGGATACAGGGGGGGCTGAATTTATTCAGTCGTGTCGCGATTCCGTTGTCGCAATCATGATCGAAAAGAAAGAAGCGGTCGAAAATTTGGAAGCCCTGCTCTCCGTGCCGGGCTTAGATATGATACAATTCGGGCCAGGGGATTATTCTCTGAACACGGGCTATGCCAGAGAAAAAGTACAAGAAGCCGAAAAATACGTGATCGAAACATCGCTTAAAATGGGCATCGCGCCCCGGGCAGAACTCGGAGATGCCAGAGGCGCGAAGCGATATTTGGACATGGGCGTGAAACACTTTTGTGTGGGAACCGATGTGAGCATCTTAATGCAATGGTTCCGCGAAGAGGGCAAAGCGATGAGAGATGTGCTGGAAAATGCGTAG
- a CDS encoding DUF1800 domain-containing protein, whose product MSNTDIALMAHLIRRAGFGATRTELEDYVEKGYENVVEDLVEPERCDPIDEDILSRYFGSFEAGYVEKWMYRMIRSKRPLEEKMALFWHHVFATGLGKNQHILASARQIDTFRRVGLSNMREILLELSKDPAMIFWLDNNENRKGEPNENYGRELLELFSMGVGNYTEDDIKNCARAFTGWTFAQPPPLYPQGYYDAKFVFLEEDHDDGEKTFLGHTGNFNGDDIIDIIVEQPACAKFISRHLYNFFVADEPQVPSWHVTPPQDPEAIEILSNAFMESKGDMRHILRTLFNSDFFKEARGKKVKSPTELVTGILKLIGTYQSPDRGMGKYSGATTLMGQKLLDPPTVEGWHTGREWIDGGTLTERVNFAVREVSNASRPGIREIIDRLKAEGRALAPDEFVEKCLDLAGPMTVSDTTRESLNKFAESGGDLDLSSDNGSEESTDRVIQMLQLIVASREYQFA is encoded by the coding sequence ATGTCGAACACCGATATTGCGTTAATGGCCCACCTGATACGTCGAGCCGGGTTTGGGGCCACGAGAACAGAACTGGAGGACTATGTCGAAAAGGGCTACGAAAACGTCGTGGAAGACCTGGTTGAGCCGGAGCGCTGCGATCCCATAGATGAGGATATTTTAAGCCGCTATTTTGGCAGTTTTGAAGCGGGATATGTGGAAAAATGGATGTATCGAATGATCCGCAGCAAGCGCCCGCTCGAAGAAAAGATGGCTCTTTTCTGGCATCATGTATTCGCTACCGGGCTTGGAAAAAATCAGCATATCCTCGCCTCTGCCCGCCAGATCGATACCTTCCGTCGTGTGGGTCTTTCAAATATGCGGGAAATCCTGCTCGAGCTATCCAAAGATCCGGCTATGATTTTCTGGCTGGATAACAATGAAAACCGCAAGGGCGAGCCTAATGAGAATTACGGCAGGGAGCTGTTGGAACTCTTCTCGATGGGCGTTGGCAATTACACAGAAGACGATATTAAGAATTGTGCCCGGGCCTTTACGGGATGGACATTCGCGCAGCCTCCGCCTCTGTATCCGCAAGGCTATTACGATGCGAAGTTCGTTTTCCTCGAAGAAGATCACGATGATGGGGAAAAGACGTTTTTGGGACATACGGGTAATTTCAATGGCGACGATATTATCGACATTATCGTCGAACAACCCGCGTGTGCCAAGTTCATATCCAGGCATCTCTACAACTTTTTTGTCGCAGACGAGCCGCAGGTCCCCTCCTGGCATGTGACCCCGCCACAGGATCCCGAAGCAATTGAAATTCTGTCAAATGCTTTTATGGAGTCGAAAGGCGATATGCGCCACATCTTGAGAACACTTTTTAACTCCGACTTCTTCAAGGAAGCGCGAGGGAAAAAGGTGAAAAGTCCTACCGAACTCGTTACTGGTATCCTGAAGCTGATCGGTACCTATCAGAGTCCCGATCGGGGTATGGGAAAATATTCGGGTGCGACCACGTTAATGGGACAGAAATTACTGGATCCGCCAACTGTGGAAGGTTGGCACACCGGCAGGGAATGGATTGATGGCGGCACGTTGACCGAGCGCGTGAACTTCGCCGTTCGCGAGGTAAGCAATGCGTCCAGGCCGGGCATACGTGAAATCATCGATCGGCTCAAAGCCGAGGGGAGGGCGCTCGCTCCTGATGAGTTCGTGGAGAAATGTCTGGATCTCGCAGGTCCTATGACCGTTAGTGATACGACCCGCGAATCTTTGAACAAATTTGCGGAATCAGGTGGCGATCTCGATCTATCCTCTGATAACGGATCTGAGGAGAGCACAGATCGCGTGATACAGATGCTGCAACTCATTGTCGCTTCGAGAGAGTATCAATTTGCGTAG
- a CDS encoding DUF1501 domain-containing protein: SEAIRDFFQDLRNHNASQEIVMLVFSEFGRRMRDNASGTDHGTGGGAFIIGDGVNGGLYAEYPSLDPSRWANGEDLEHTIDFRGIYATLLEQWMGMDATPIVDGTFEQIQPFKEAV, from the coding sequence GTCGGAAGCAATCCGCGATTTTTTCCAGGATTTGCGAAACCACAATGCCTCCCAGGAGATTGTCATGCTCGTCTTCTCAGAGTTTGGGCGACGCATGAGGGATAATGCCAGTGGCACTGACCACGGCACAGGCGGTGGTGCATTTATCATCGGTGATGGTGTAAATGGCGGGCTATATGCAGAATATCCCTCTCTTGATCCCTCTCGATGGGCCAATGGCGAAGACCTTGAACATACAATTGACTTCCGCGGCATATACGCAACGCTCCTGGAGCAATGGATGGGAATGGATGCCACTCCGATTGTGGATGGGACATTTGAACAGATCCAGCCTTTCAAAGAGGCCGTGTGA
- a CDS encoding NHL repeat-containing protein — MGRPYGLLRAGFPFYKTLGMRRLTNFPIDIALGVEGCLYILCRNRDASSIRKYHIDDKDLGTVGRGLTWAVSIIADSEENLYVSDEAVHCILSFDKDGKELGKWGEHGDGDGQLNGPAGIAFDAEENIYVADSLNHRVQKFTKDGEFISKWGGFGDGEGEFNMPWGLTVDELGDVYVADWRNDRIQKFTGDGEFIFAFGKSGSGNGELNRPTGVAVDEHGDIYVSDSGNDRVQLFNSESRYVQKFLGDATLSTVAIEYMMTNAGPNRLRDMADLEPQKYFRRPGGVAVNGDGLMFVADNGSYRVQVYQKQAVPLTEEQFSAPRRSPTLHQE, encoded by the coding sequence ATGGGCAGACCTTATGGCTTGTTGCGGGCAGGGTTTCCATTTTACAAGACTCTGGGTATGAGGCGGCTGACGAATTTTCCGATTGATATTGCCCTGGGCGTGGAAGGCTGTCTCTACATATTGTGTCGGAACAGAGATGCATCGTCGATCAGGAAGTACCATATTGATGACAAAGATCTGGGTACCGTTGGCCGTGGGCTTACGTGGGCGGTTTCAATTATTGCCGATAGCGAGGAGAATCTCTATGTCTCCGACGAGGCCGTGCATTGTATTTTGTCCTTTGACAAAGATGGCAAAGAGTTGGGGAAATGGGGGGAGCACGGCGACGGCGATGGGCAACTGAACGGTCCGGCAGGTATTGCCTTCGATGCAGAAGAGAATATCTATGTTGCTGACAGCCTGAACCACAGAGTTCAGAAGTTTACCAAAGATGGTGAATTTATCTCAAAGTGGGGCGGGTTTGGTGATGGGGAGGGCGAGTTTAACATGCCCTGGGGGCTTACCGTGGATGAACTGGGCGATGTTTATGTCGCAGATTGGCGGAATGATAGAATTCAGAAGTTCACTGGTGATGGGGAGTTTATTTTCGCGTTTGGGAAGTCGGGTAGCGGAAATGGCGAGCTAAATAGGCCGACCGGTGTGGCCGTAGATGAGCATGGCGATATTTATGTTTCGGACTCGGGAAATGACCGGGTACAATTGTTCAATTCCGAGTCGAGGTACGTGCAGAAATTCCTGGGGGATGCAACTCTGTCAACGGTCGCAATTGAATATATGATGACAAATGCTGGTCCAAATCGCCTGAGGGATATGGCAGACCTCGAGCCGCAAAAGTACTTTCGGCGTCCGGGGGGAGTGGCTGTCAATGGAGATGGGCTGATGTTTGTGGCGGACAATGGCTCCTATCGGGTGCAGGTCTATCAGAAGCAGGCCGTCCCGCTTACAGAAGAGCAATTTTCCGCGCCGAGACGGTCGCCTACGCTTCACCAGGAATAG
- a CDS encoding AAC(3) family N-acetyltransferase, which produces MPDLGYTAMQLCDDLKTLGVGVGDILFVHSSFKSLGMVQGGAGTVIAALENVLGDGGLLLMPSFNLIGDREQRAESWDVEKTDSSVGWLTEYFRLMPGTHRSDHYSHSVAARGQGAKNFVAGHLSGEGLISPWDRSPWGKTYGTNSPMIRAYEQNGKILMLGVDYQSSTYIHVVEVMFWNERLKEDPNAELIWLDRIRLGEVWDQSGNLETGKVGDASCRLFQIRAYVDQLLDIVRNDPDSYDRVKLGQRST; this is translated from the coding sequence ATGCCCGATTTGGGATACACCGCAATGCAGCTTTGTGACGATCTAAAGACCCTTGGTGTCGGGGTTGGCGATATTCTCTTCGTCCACTCCTCATTCAAGAGCCTGGGTATGGTCCAGGGTGGTGCGGGAACAGTAATCGCCGCGCTTGAGAACGTACTGGGTGACGGTGGCTTACTCCTGATGCCATCATTCAATCTGATTGGTGATCGAGAGCAGAGGGCGGAGTCCTGGGACGTTGAAAAAACAGATTCCTCAGTCGGCTGGTTGACCGAGTATTTCAGATTGATGCCAGGGACACACAGATCCGACCACTACTCCCACTCCGTGGCAGCACGCGGACAAGGCGCCAAAAATTTCGTTGCTGGTCATTTATCAGGGGAAGGCCTGATATCTCCCTGGGACCGTTCCCCCTGGGGAAAGACGTATGGTACAAATTCCCCCATGATCCGTGCCTATGAACAGAACGGCAAAATCCTGATGCTCGGCGTTGACTACCAATCATCCACGTATATCCATGTCGTAGAAGTGATGTTCTGGAATGAGCGACTGAAAGAGGACCCCAATGCCGAACTCATCTGGCTCGACCGGATTCGACTCGGTGAAGTCTGGGATCAGTCAGGCAATTTGGAGACCGGCAAGGTTGGGGACGCCTCGTGCCGCCTGTTCCAAATTCGCGCGTATGTTGATCAGTTACTCGATATTGTCCGAAATGATCCCGATTCGTACGACCGCGTCAAACTGGGTCAAAGATCGACATAG
- a CDS encoding cytochrome C oxidase subunit IV family protein translates to MADDHHGPTVRIYLAVFASLMFLTALTVWVAYQELGMFNDVVALGIACTKATIVILFFMHVKYASRLTWLLAGAGILFLLILFAFAMADYVSRGWLGMPASHYLQ, encoded by the coding sequence ATGGCTGATGATCACCACGGCCCAACTGTACGCATTTATCTGGCGGTATTTGCCTCCCTGATGTTTTTAACCGCGCTAACGGTTTGGGTGGCTTATCAAGAATTGGGCATGTTTAACGACGTGGTAGCACTGGGTATCGCCTGCACAAAAGCCACGATTGTGATTCTGTTTTTTATGCACGTCAAATACGCCAGCCGATTGACCTGGTTGCTCGCAGGTGCGGGTATCCTGTTCTTGCTGATCCTATTTGCCTTTGCAATGGCAGATTACGTCAGTCGCGGCTGGTTGGGTATGCCAGCGAGCCACTATTTGCAGTAA
- a CDS encoding cytochrome c oxidase subunit 3 family protein has protein sequence MADHALHHDHPHGLAHQFEDMPQQKESAVIGMWSFLITEILFFGGFFATYLIYRSYYPEAFFEGSSHLDIPLGAFNTIVLIVSSLTMAMAVHKSHEGNKRGILVYLTLTGILGLTFLVVKYFEYSAKIEYGLVPGLVWHPHGENSPQLALFYSLYFGMTGMHALHMIIGIGLLIWVFVKTAQGTYTAEYNAPIEIFGLYWHFVDIVWIFLFPLLYLLGLQGGH, from the coding sequence ATGGCCGACCACGCATTACATCACGATCACCCGCACGGACTGGCCCACCAGTTCGAGGATATGCCGCAGCAGAAGGAATCCGCCGTCATTGGCATGTGGAGCTTTCTAATTACAGAAATTCTGTTTTTTGGAGGCTTTTTTGCGACGTATCTGATCTACCGATCCTATTATCCCGAGGCATTTTTTGAAGGCAGTAGCCACCTGGACATTCCTCTGGGAGCATTTAATACCATAGTGTTGATTGTCAGCAGCCTGACAATGGCGATGGCCGTACACAAGTCACACGAAGGGAATAAAAGAGGGATACTGGTCTATCTGACTCTGACCGGAATCTTAGGACTTACCTTTTTGGTGGTCAAATATTTTGAATACTCCGCAAAGATCGAGTACGGTTTGGTCCCCGGCCTGGTATGGCATCCGCACGGTGAAAACTCGCCCCAACTGGCTCTCTTCTATTCTCTGTATTTCGGAATGACGGGAATGCATGCCCTGCATATGATTATTGGTATTGGCCTGTTGATCTGGGTATTTGTTAAAACTGCACAGGGGACGTACACGGCTGAATACAACGCCCCTATTGAAATATTTGGTCTGTATTGGCACTTTGTCGATATTGTCTGGATTTTCCTATTTCCACTGCTCTATCTTCTCGGTTTACAGGGAGGACACTGA